A stretch of Paenibacillus peoriae DNA encodes these proteins:
- a CDS encoding S-layer homology domain-containing protein: protein MKKNKSVTAALLVVCSLAVATSASAFLDIKGAEQEKIVNSLQDKGIIQGITKDKFAPDQTLTYAQGVHLVVRAMDLQVMPDFTTGSFANIPASAWYAQSYRIAAQHQIPLSPDIDPSTRMTREQFANILYKAVSATGEYPTVRMYINVADGKKLDQESNAAVQFLLLTKIAKLDEQSNFNPDRKVTRMEAAEMVYNASEFVQNHKPVESTPENPVEPADPVHQNNISMSIEKANDQQNKVTITRLQAPNPGYGIEVDHIDYVGDTNAVIYYKLTSPKPGEMNIQVITDTHTSTMVDSKYKVTLKAVDGTVLPPTGTGTSVAK, encoded by the coding sequence ATGAAAAAGAACAAAAGTGTGACAGCTGCCCTGCTTGTCGTCTGCTCATTGGCAGTGGCTACGTCGGCTTCTGCTTTTCTGGATATAAAGGGAGCTGAACAGGAGAAGATCGTAAACTCACTTCAGGACAAAGGAATTATTCAAGGAATAACCAAGGATAAATTTGCACCGGATCAAACGCTCACGTATGCACAAGGAGTACACTTGGTTGTTCGTGCAATGGATCTTCAGGTGATGCCTGATTTCACAACGGGTTCCTTTGCAAACATTCCGGCTTCCGCATGGTATGCTCAGTCCTATCGGATTGCAGCCCAACACCAAATCCCTTTGTCACCAGATATTGATCCCAGCACTCGTATGACAAGAGAACAATTTGCTAATATTCTGTATAAAGCAGTGAGTGCAACGGGTGAATATCCAACTGTCCGTATGTACATTAATGTAGCGGATGGCAAAAAACTAGATCAGGAATCTAACGCAGCAGTTCAATTCCTGCTGTTGACCAAAATTGCAAAATTGGACGAACAGAGCAATTTTAACCCGGATCGTAAAGTAACCCGGATGGAGGCAGCAGAAATGGTCTATAACGCATCCGAATTTGTGCAAAATCATAAACCAGTTGAATCCACTCCTGAAAATCCGGTTGAGCCTGCAGATCCGGTTCACCAAAATAACATTAGTATGAGTATAGAGAAGGCGAATGACCAGCAGAACAAAGTGACAATTACTCGTTTGCAGGCACCTAATCCGGGTTACGGCATTGAAGTGGATCACATCGACTACGTAGGTGATACAAATGCAGTAATTTACTACAAGTTGACTAGTCCAAAGCCAGGGGAAATGAATATTCAGGTCATTACGGATACCCACACAAGTACAATGGTAGACAGTAAGTATAAGGTTACGCTTAAAGCGGTAGATGGAACAGTGCTTCCGCCCACAGGAACAGGCACATCTGTAGCTAAATAA
- a CDS encoding ABC transporter ATP-binding protein: protein MKPNIGKRLFQYALTSKAGFIAALIALAIGVAAELAGPFIAKTMIDDHMLAIEKPFYETTRVDGTVSYAGIHFKREDRFESGETKGREARILQVGKSFVFVDGSVQVADGNRSFTNGTLTVTRGSDTFRYEAKALTADELYSFYKPEMPGIFQLIGWYCFFLVISIFAEFGKTYWLQSSANKVIQKLRLDLYAHIQRLPVYFFDNLPAGKVVSRVTNDTEAVKDLFVAVLSNFTSGIVTMAGVYVALFLLDFRLGLISLFIVPLMILWIVLYRKVATRYNTIIRSRLSEINAIINESIQGMSIIRVFRHQKQTQQEFEELNDDYMKHQNKMLNLNAFTSHNLVNVLRNLAFAVVLWYFGSEALGTTGSAVSLGVLYAFVDVLGRLFQPMTGMVNQLAVLDTSIVSSGRVFELMDETGEPVTDGMMPRYKGQVEFNDVSFAYKKDDVLKHISFTAQPGQTVALVGHTGSGKSSIINLLFRFYDPQKGTITIDGTSVKDIPKQWLRHHMGIVLQDPYLFTGTVASNVSLGDSRITREQVNKALHDVGADKLLAHLPQGFDEPVIEKGSTLSAGQRQLISFARALAFDPAILILDEATANIDTETEALIQSALEVLKKGRTTFIIAHRLSTIRSADQILVLHRGEIVERGSHDELMAQGGRYFQMYQLQSGTVATESDSISATPPAQNDLLTGKVSI, encoded by the coding sequence ATGAAACCCAATATCGGCAAAAGGCTATTCCAGTACGCGCTGACGAGCAAAGCAGGTTTTATCGCCGCTCTCATCGCTTTGGCTATCGGAGTAGCTGCCGAGCTGGCTGGTCCCTTCATCGCCAAAACGATGATCGACGACCATATGCTCGCTATTGAAAAACCATTTTATGAAACAACTCGTGTGGACGGCACTGTAAGCTATGCGGGAATCCACTTTAAGCGTGAAGATCGCTTTGAGTCCGGGGAGACTAAAGGTCGCGAAGCGAGAATTTTACAAGTTGGAAAATCTTTCGTATTTGTGGATGGCTCGGTTCAAGTGGCTGACGGTAATCGCTCCTTTACGAACGGAACGCTGACTGTGACACGCGGCTCCGACACCTTTCGCTATGAAGCCAAGGCTCTGACAGCTGATGAACTGTATAGCTTTTACAAACCGGAAATGCCCGGTATCTTTCAGCTGATTGGTTGGTATTGCTTCTTCCTGGTTATTTCCATTTTTGCTGAATTCGGCAAAACATACTGGCTGCAATCCTCGGCGAACAAGGTCATTCAAAAGCTTCGGCTTGATCTCTACGCGCACATCCAGCGGTTGCCAGTTTACTTTTTTGATAACTTGCCTGCAGGCAAAGTCGTATCCCGTGTTACGAATGACACTGAGGCAGTCAAAGATTTGTTTGTGGCTGTGCTCTCAAATTTCACTTCAGGGATTGTGACGATGGCAGGAGTATATGTTGCACTCTTTTTACTGGACTTCAGACTGGGCCTTATCTCTCTGTTTATTGTACCGTTAATGATCTTGTGGATTGTATTGTATCGCAAGGTCGCCACCCGCTATAATACGATTATTCGGTCCAGACTTAGTGAAATTAATGCGATTATCAATGAATCGATTCAAGGGATGTCCATTATTCGCGTGTTCCGCCACCAGAAGCAAACGCAGCAAGAGTTTGAAGAACTGAATGATGACTATATGAAGCATCAGAATAAAATGCTGAATTTGAACGCCTTCACTTCGCACAATTTAGTCAACGTGTTGAGAAATCTCGCCTTTGCCGTCGTGTTGTGGTATTTCGGATCTGAGGCGCTCGGAACGACAGGTAGTGCTGTTTCACTAGGCGTATTGTATGCCTTCGTCGATGTGCTGGGTCGACTGTTCCAACCTATGACGGGTATGGTCAACCAACTCGCCGTACTGGATACTTCTATCGTATCCTCAGGACGCGTATTTGAGTTGATGGACGAAACTGGAGAGCCGGTGACCGACGGCATGATGCCGCGCTACAAAGGCCAGGTAGAGTTTAACGACGTTTCCTTTGCCTACAAAAAGGATGATGTACTTAAGCATATCTCCTTTACAGCACAGCCCGGGCAAACGGTTGCCCTTGTCGGACATACCGGATCAGGCAAAAGTTCGATTATCAACCTGCTATTCCGGTTCTATGATCCGCAAAAAGGAACGATCACCATTGACGGAACGTCTGTCAAAGACATCCCTAAGCAATGGCTTCGCCATCATATGGGTATTGTTCTTCAAGATCCATATTTGTTCACAGGTACGGTAGCCTCCAATGTCAGTCTCGGAGACAGCCGAATCACGAGAGAACAGGTGAATAAAGCGCTGCATGATGTTGGAGCTGACAAATTGCTGGCCCATTTGCCGCAAGGATTCGATGAGCCCGTTATTGAGAAAGGTAGCACCTTATCAGCCGGACAACGCCAGCTTATTTCCTTCGCTCGTGCATTAGCCTTTGATCCGGCAATTTTAATTCTGGATGAAGCTACTGCCAATATTGACACCGAAACAGAAGCGCTCATCCAATCCGCTCTTGAGGTACTTAAGAAGGGACGTACGACCTTTATCATTGCTCACCGTTTGTCCACCATTCGCAGTGCGGACCAAATTTTGGTGCTGCATCGGGGTGAAATTGTTGAACGGGGTAGCCATGACGAGCTTATGGCCCAAGGCGGGCGTTACTTCCAAATGTATCAGCTCCAGTCGGGAACAGTTGCAACAGAATCCGATTCAATCTCTGCTACGCCTCCTGCGCAAAATGATTTACTTACTGGCAAAGTCAGCATTTAA
- a CDS encoding ABC transporter ATP-binding protein, with protein sequence MFSVLKNLSWFFKRERSRYSIGLFLLIAVGVLELAPPRLLGSAIDEIVRGSISWSSLWHYILYIIGILAVIYYITYIWMHKLFGGANLVERLLRTRFMNHLLRMTPPFFERNRTGDLMARATNDLRSVASTAGFGMLTLTDSTVYLSVVLVAMGTLISWKLTLAAILPLPFIALAMSIYGKAVHERYTLAQDAFGDMNDQVLESVAGIRVIRAYVQERMDEKRFADITDDVFRKNLAVARMDALFEPTIRLCVGLSYVIGLGYGIYLVFHNDITLGELVSFNMYLGMMIWPMFAIGELINIMQRGSASLDRVNETLDVQPDVQDAAKPVPVDRLESIRMKDVTFRYPTSTIDNLSHVSLDLKRGETLGVVGRTGSGKSTLLKQLLHEYPTGSGDILISGIRLEDIAVEQLHSWIGYVPQEQILFSKSVRENIQFGKPHADDDDIMEAIRTAAFDQDLGTLSDGLDTLVGEKGIALSGGQKQRVSLARAFIGDPDILLLDDALSAVDARTEARIIDNIRRKRSGKTTLISTHRLSAVEHADRIVVLEQGRIIEEGTHNELLQTDGWYRQQYERQQVESDLTSGEVS encoded by the coding sequence TTGTTTTCAGTACTTAAAAATTTAAGCTGGTTTTTTAAAAGAGAACGAAGCCGATACTCCATTGGACTGTTTTTGCTGATAGCTGTTGGTGTACTGGAGCTTGCTCCACCTCGGCTGCTAGGTAGTGCCATTGATGAAATTGTGCGCGGTTCGATTTCCTGGTCCTCACTTTGGCATTATATTTTGTACATCATAGGCATTCTAGCCGTCATTTACTACATTACGTACATATGGATGCACAAGCTGTTTGGTGGTGCCAATCTGGTGGAGCGCTTACTGCGCACACGCTTTATGAATCATCTGCTGCGGATGACCCCTCCATTTTTTGAACGTAATCGCACTGGCGATCTGATGGCTCGTGCTACGAACGACCTTCGCTCCGTAGCAAGTACAGCGGGCTTCGGCATGCTGACACTGACAGACTCTACGGTCTATCTGAGCGTGGTATTAGTTGCCATGGGCACCCTAATCAGTTGGAAGCTGACACTGGCAGCTATCCTGCCCCTACCTTTTATTGCACTGGCTATGAGCATTTACGGTAAAGCCGTTCATGAGCGTTACACACTGGCACAAGATGCATTTGGTGATATGAACGATCAGGTGTTGGAATCCGTGGCTGGTATCCGGGTCATTCGCGCCTATGTGCAAGAGCGAATGGACGAAAAGCGTTTCGCTGATATTACTGACGATGTATTTCGTAAAAATCTGGCTGTCGCCCGGATGGATGCCCTCTTTGAACCAACAATCCGTTTATGTGTAGGACTTAGCTACGTCATTGGACTCGGGTATGGTATTTATCTGGTATTTCATAACGATATCACGCTAGGCGAATTGGTCTCCTTTAATATGTATCTAGGAATGATGATTTGGCCGATGTTTGCCATTGGAGAGCTGATTAACATTATGCAGCGCGGTAGCGCTTCACTGGACCGGGTCAATGAAACGCTCGATGTCCAGCCAGACGTTCAGGATGCCGCTAAACCTGTTCCAGTAGACCGCCTCGAATCCATCAGGATGAAAGATGTTACTTTCCGTTACCCTACCTCCACTATTGACAATCTGTCACATGTGAGTCTGGATCTCAAACGCGGAGAAACGCTAGGCGTCGTCGGTAGAACTGGCAGCGGAAAATCCACTCTGCTCAAACAGTTACTGCATGAATATCCGACGGGTAGCGGTGATATTTTAATCTCCGGCATACGTTTGGAGGACATTGCAGTAGAACAACTACACAGCTGGATCGGCTACGTGCCGCAAGAGCAAATTTTGTTTTCCAAATCAGTGCGCGAGAACATTCAATTCGGGAAACCTCATGCAGATGATGACGACATTATGGAAGCAATCCGTACTGCTGCCTTCGATCAGGATTTAGGTACCCTGTCTGACGGGCTGGATACACTGGTCGGAGAAAAAGGTATCGCCCTGTCTGGCGGCCAGAAGCAGCGCGTTTCGCTGGCACGCGCCTTTATCGGTGACCCGGATATTCTATTGCTCGACGATGCACTGTCTGCAGTAGATGCCCGGACGGAAGCTAGAATTATTGACAATATCCGACGCAAGCGCTCAGGTAAAACGACTCTGATCTCCACCCACCGCCTCTCCGCTGTAGAACATGCAGACCGGATCGTCGTGTTGGAGCAAGGACGCATTATTGAGGAAGGAACCCACAACGAGCTGCTTCAGACTGACGGATGGTACCGACAACAGTATGAACGGCAACAAGTGGAATCTGATCTGACCTCAGGGGAGGTATCCTAA
- a CDS encoding HesB/YadR/YfhF family protein: protein MSIQVTEPAAQWYIKELGLKPGDSIRFFVRYSSGGGLHPGFSLGIAVEPPQHPVLQHEAAGITFYMEDQDYWYLKGHHLEVKYLEEHDDIIYTYVEDGQA from the coding sequence ATGAGCATACAGGTAACTGAACCTGCGGCACAGTGGTACATTAAGGAGCTTGGTTTGAAACCTGGAGATTCGATCCGTTTTTTTGTTCGCTATAGCTCTGGCGGTGGGTTGCATCCAGGCTTTTCTCTGGGAATTGCCGTAGAGCCTCCGCAGCACCCCGTATTACAGCATGAAGCGGCTGGCATTACGTTTTATATGGAGGACCAGGATTACTGGTATCTGAAGGGCCATCATCTGGAAGTTAAGTATTTGGAGGAACATGATGACATTATTTATACCTATGTTGAGGATGGACAAGCTTAG
- a CDS encoding DUF441 domain-containing protein, whose translation MDYSSLILLVLAGLGIVSGNSTVTIAMVVLLLLRVTSFHTAFPWLEKYGLTIGIIILTIGVMTPLASGKISINQVMESFLHWKSLLAIGIGILVAYLGGRGVTLMSGQPIIVTGLLIGTVIGVAFFKGVPVGPLIAAGLLSLLIGRS comes from the coding sequence ATGGATTACAGCTCACTTATCTTACTGGTATTGGCTGGTCTTGGGATTGTTAGTGGCAACTCTACCGTGACTATTGCCATGGTTGTATTACTGCTACTGCGGGTAACCAGCTTTCACACTGCTTTCCCCTGGCTTGAAAAGTATGGCCTGACGATCGGAATTATTATTTTGACGATCGGGGTCATGACCCCGCTAGCCAGCGGTAAAATCAGTATCAATCAGGTGATGGAGTCTTTCCTGCACTGGAAATCTCTGCTCGCGATTGGTATCGGAATTCTGGTAGCCTATCTTGGCGGCCGCGGAGTAACTTTAATGTCTGGACAGCCCATTATTGTGACAGGTCTACTGATCGGGACCGTCATTGGCGTTGCCTTCTTTAAAGGAGTTCCTGTTGGACCTCTAATTGCTGCCGGATTGCTTTCCTTGTTAATCGGCCGCAGCTAA
- a CDS encoding YpdA family putative bacillithiol disulfide reductase, which yields MHDVIIIGGGPCGLSAAIECSRRGLQTVIIEKSNIVHSIFLYPTNMQFFSTAELLEIGDIPFSTPNDKPFRHEALAYYRKVATHYNLNIQHYEEAQSIHRQDDGTFTVHTLSKGEITKTYSSRYVVVATGYFDHPNYLGIPGEQLDKVTHYFSEAHPYTGTRVAVIGGSNSAVDAAMELVRVGATIDMVYRRSELSQYIKPWVRPLFDSMVQKGKITLHLGARITEIHPDHVVVTPLDTEAFRLENDFVLALTGFHPERKLLESVGVHMAEDLDKPEFNPATMETNIPGIYVAGVIASGSNANEVFIETGRWHGRQIAEHIQS from the coding sequence ATGCACGACGTAATCATTATCGGTGGCGGACCCTGCGGACTATCTGCTGCAATCGAATGCAGCCGCAGAGGTTTGCAAACTGTCATTATTGAAAAAAGCAACATCGTTCACTCCATTTTTCTGTATCCGACGAACATGCAGTTTTTTAGCACCGCTGAACTACTTGAAATCGGTGATATTCCATTCAGTACCCCTAATGACAAACCTTTTCGTCATGAAGCACTGGCGTACTATCGTAAGGTAGCCACTCATTATAACTTGAACATTCAGCATTATGAGGAGGCCCAGTCCATTCATCGCCAGGACGACGGTACATTTACGGTACACACCCTGAGCAAAGGAGAAATAACCAAAACGTATTCGTCACGCTATGTCGTTGTGGCTACAGGATATTTTGATCATCCGAACTATTTGGGCATTCCCGGGGAACAATTGGATAAAGTCACTCACTATTTCAGCGAAGCCCATCCCTACACAGGAACCCGGGTTGCAGTTATCGGTGGCAGTAACTCTGCGGTAGATGCTGCGATGGAATTAGTGCGGGTCGGAGCTACGATTGATATGGTATATCGTCGAAGCGAGTTGTCCCAATACATCAAGCCGTGGGTTCGTCCACTGTTTGACAGTATGGTACAAAAAGGGAAGATCACGCTGCATTTAGGCGCACGCATTACCGAAATTCATCCAGACCATGTCGTAGTCACTCCGCTGGACACTGAAGCATTCCGACTCGAAAATGATTTTGTACTGGCACTGACTGGATTTCACCCGGAACGAAAACTACTGGAGTCTGTCGGCGTTCATATGGCTGAAGATCTGGACAAACCAGAATTTAATCCTGCCACGATGGAAACGAACATCCCAGGTATATATGTCGCGGGGGTCATCGCTTCAGGCAGCAATGCCAATGAAGTGTTTATTGAAACAGGCCGCTGGCACGGGCGTCAAATCGCGGAGCATATCCAAAGCTAA
- a CDS encoding metalloregulator ArsR/SmtB family transcription factor encodes MQLDKMVNYHKALADPTRMRILLLLSCGEMHGQALAKKLNLSQPTVTHHASKLRETGLIKERRDKNTVYFTLNPELIRQHAEATVRFIFEKGEGEEEMSELNETLEASVLRNFFSKDGKLRQIPAQYKKKLIVLQMLAEKLEPGRMYPERELNEWIKQYHEDFATIRRELIMHQFMYREREMYELNPREMWTRWDQVR; translated from the coding sequence ATGCAACTGGATAAAATGGTCAATTATCATAAAGCACTTGCTGATCCAACGCGAATGCGGATACTACTTCTTTTGTCCTGTGGGGAGATGCATGGCCAAGCTTTGGCGAAAAAGCTGAATTTGTCCCAACCGACTGTTACGCATCATGCTTCCAAACTTCGTGAGACTGGGTTGATTAAGGAACGACGTGATAAAAACACGGTGTATTTTACACTGAATCCAGAATTGATCCGGCAGCATGCCGAGGCGACGGTGCGATTTATTTTCGAAAAAGGAGAGGGGGAGGAAGAGATGTCAGAGTTGAATGAAACGCTGGAGGCATCGGTCTTACGCAATTTTTTTTCCAAGGACGGCAAGTTGCGCCAAATCCCTGCGCAGTATAAGAAAAAATTGATCGTACTTCAGATGCTGGCAGAAAAGCTGGAGCCAGGCCGCATGTATCCTGAACGTGAATTAAACGAGTGGATCAAGCAATACCATGAGGATTTTGCAACGATTCGGCGTGAGCTGATTATGCATCAGTTTATGTACAGGGAACGGGAAATGTACGAATTGAACCCGCGTGAGATGTGGACGCGCTGGGATCAGGTACGCTAA
- the rsgA gene encoding ribosome small subunit-dependent GTPase A yields MSIHEYGWSDYWNVFWDQWKQGFEERTGNTQVRPARLIADYGQKVKLITMDGERWGVSSGKLRHAVVDPAEMPAVGDWLAITTPDEVSDAVIHAVLPRKSRISRQAAGFETREQLIATNVDTLFLVNALNHDFNMRRLERYLIMAWNSGVNPVVVLSKSDLCEDVEQRVAEAEGVAPGVPVIVISALQNEGREQLETFLQPGSTVALTGSSGSGKSTIVNWLSESEVQLTQDVREEDSRGRHTTTHRQLFPIAKQAVLLDTPGMRELNLWDDSMGVAHTFTDIMETAQQCRFADCKHKGEAGCAVEEAIERGELSESRVNNYRKMQRELEYQARKEADRRRKDSRSSTTPGRRDQRSGWRRDVEW; encoded by the coding sequence ATGAGTATACATGAATACGGTTGGTCTGATTACTGGAACGTTTTTTGGGACCAATGGAAGCAAGGCTTTGAGGAACGCACAGGAAATACACAGGTACGTCCTGCTCGCTTGATTGCCGATTACGGACAAAAGGTGAAGCTTATCACAATGGATGGAGAACGCTGGGGAGTGTCTTCAGGTAAGCTACGACATGCTGTTGTCGATCCGGCGGAAATGCCTGCTGTAGGGGACTGGCTAGCAATCACTACGCCAGATGAAGTGTCGGATGCAGTAATTCATGCCGTCTTGCCGCGGAAAAGTCGAATATCTAGACAGGCAGCGGGCTTTGAGACGAGGGAGCAGCTGATCGCTACCAATGTGGATACGCTGTTCCTTGTTAATGCGCTGAATCATGATTTTAATATGCGCAGACTGGAACGGTATTTAATTATGGCTTGGAACAGCGGGGTAAACCCGGTTGTCGTTTTGAGTAAGAGTGACCTTTGTGAAGATGTCGAACAACGGGTTGCTGAAGCGGAGGGAGTTGCCCCTGGTGTACCTGTTATCGTTATTTCTGCTTTGCAGAATGAAGGCAGAGAGCAACTGGAGACGTTTCTTCAGCCTGGCTCTACAGTTGCTTTGACAGGCTCTTCCGGTAGTGGCAAATCCACGATAGTAAACTGGCTCTCCGAGTCTGAGGTTCAACTGACACAGGATGTGAGGGAGGAAGACAGTCGGGGCAGGCACACAACCACTCACCGACAGCTTTTTCCTATCGCAAAGCAAGCCGTTTTGCTGGATACACCTGGTATGCGCGAGCTTAATCTGTGGGATGATTCCATGGGTGTCGCTCATACCTTCACGGATATTATGGAAACGGCGCAGCAGTGCCGTTTTGCAGATTGCAAGCATAAGGGCGAAGCTGGATGTGCAGTGGAGGAAGCTATAGAGAGAGGGGAATTGTCGGAATCCAGAGTGAACAATTATCGCAAAATGCAGCGGGAGCTGGAATATCAGGCGCGTAAGGAAGCAGACCGGCGCAGGAAAGATAGCCGTTCAAGCACAACCCCGGGGCGTAGGGATCAGCGAAGTGGCTGGCGACGTGATGTGGAGTGGTGA
- a CDS encoding L,D-transpeptidase: protein MPNYSIVVDLSDRRLYLKDGDQIVLNYPVGIGKLATQTPHGQFTIINKQPNPGGPFGAFWMGLSKPHYGIHGTNEPWSIGKMVSHGCIRMQNKDVLELQERVSIGTPVTIQP from the coding sequence ATGCCGAACTACAGCATTGTGGTGGATTTATCGGATCGTCGTTTATATTTGAAGGATGGAGATCAGATTGTTCTTAATTATCCAGTCGGTATTGGCAAGCTGGCTACACAGACACCGCATGGGCAATTTACGATTATTAACAAACAACCTAATCCGGGCGGACCTTTCGGAGCGTTCTGGATGGGGCTGTCCAAGCCGCATTATGGCATTCACGGCACCAATGAGCCATGGTCCATTGGCAAGATGGTGTCACATGGCTGCATTCGAATGCAGAATAAGGATGTGCTTGAGCTTCAGGAGAGGGTAAGTATAGGCACGCCAGTCACGATACAGCCGTAG